One Trichomycterus rosablanca isolate fTriRos1 chromosome 10, fTriRos1.hap1, whole genome shotgun sequence DNA window includes the following coding sequences:
- the LOC134322047 gene encoding serine/threonine-protein kinase pim-1-like, with protein sequence MFDKVFAPQQNPTVVMEDLRLCTAEHYKSIGCRFCFKVVSPTKKCVLQADSEERREAWIRTIQNIVVKTDDNRRDDSEAESKTSVQRSSSPSKVLTRFTAFIERIFSTVGEIVLEPAAEYDSFSDASLLHSVEIAGARVGRTPHIRESLEQELSTFSSYSIHTEDFDRRYRVGKLLGKGGCGSVFAGLRKTDGQEVAVKIVLKTTCDELITIDELITIPGEKNSLPKEVAFRLMASKPPRCEHVLELLEWFDTPECYVLILERPVLCMNLFEYRRDDALPERLAQIIMWQVVLAARHCQDRGVLHRDIKEGNLLVCLDSLEVKLIDFGCGDLLKSSPYRGFSGTLLYAPPEWFKRGKYHGCTATVWSLGILLFVLVCGEMPFWNEREITAGHLKFKPGVSKACRHLIRSCLSKNPKKRPSLEKILEHHWFPESLKN encoded by the exons ATGTTTgataaagtatttgccccccagCAGAACCCCACTGTGGTGATGGAGGATCTACGTCTGTGCACGGCTGAACACTATAAGAGCATCGGATGCCGTTTCTGCTTTAAGGTGGTTTCACCTACAAA gaaatGTGTATTACAGGCTGATTCAGAGGAGAGAAGAGAGGCCTGGATCAGAACTATTCAGAACATCGTCGTTAAAACTGATGATAACAGAAGAGACGACTCCGAGGCCGAG AGCAAGACTTCAGTCCAGAGGAGCAGCTCTCCTTCTAAAGTTCTGACCAGATTCACAGCTTTTATAGAACGAATCTTCTCTACTGTTGGCGAGATTGTACTCGAACCTGCTGCCGAGTACGATTCCTTCTCCGATGCGTCTCTACTGCACAGTG TCGAGATTGCCGGAGCTAGAGTCGGACGGACGCCACATATCAGAGAAAGCCTGGAGCAGGAACTGAGCACGTTCTCCAGCTACTccatccacacag AGGACTTTGATAGACGGTACCGAGTGGGAAAGCTCTTGGGGAAAGGCGGCTGTGGTTCGGTCTTCGCAGGACTCCGGAAGACTGATGGACAAGAG GTCGCTGTGAAGATTGTGCTGAAGACAACCTGCGACGAACTCATCACCATCGACGAACTCATCACCATC CCTGGAGAGAAGAACAGCCTCCCAAAAGAGGTGGCGTTTAGGCTGATGGCGTCCAAGCCACCTCGCTGTGAACACGTCCTAGAGCTTCTGGAATGGTTCGACACTCCAGAGTGTTACGTCCTAATCCTGGAGCGACCCGTCCTCTGCATGAACCTCTTCGAGTACCGCAGAGACGACGCCCTTCCTGAACGTCTGGCTCAGATCATCATGTGGCAGGTGGTTCTCGCTGCACGTCACTGCCAGGATCGCGGGGTTCTTCACCGAGACATCAAGGAGGGGAACCTGCTGGTGTGTTTGGACAGTTTAGAAGTGAAGCTCATTGATTTTGGGTGTGGGGACTTGCTCAAGTCGAGCCCCTACAGGGGATTTTCAG GCACCTTGTTATACGCCCCACCTGAATGGTTCAAGCGAGGTAAGTATCATGGCTGCACTGCAACAGTCTGGAGTCTGGGGATCTTACTGTTCGTTTTAGTGTGTGGAGAGATGCCGTTCTGGAACGAGAGGGAGATCACTGCTGGACACCTGAAGTTCAAACCTGGTGTGTCTAAGG CCTGCCGTCATCTGATCAGGAGCTGCCTCAGCAAGAATCCAAAGAAGCGGCCCAGCCTCGAGAAGATCCTGGAGCACCACTGGTTTCCAGAGAGCCTCAAGAACTAA